A part of Olleya sp. Bg11-27 genomic DNA contains:
- the ubiE gene encoding bifunctional demethylmenaquinone methyltransferase/2-methoxy-6-polyprenyl-1,4-benzoquinol methylase UbiE, whose amino-acid sequence MAKVNPYKNSDLGKKEQVTKMFDTISGEYDGLNRVISFGIDIKWRKKVVALVKATNPKNILDIATGTGDLAINLAETSAEKIIGLDISSGMLDVGKQKIKTKKLDQKIDMIIGDSENMPFDDNTFDAITVAFGVRNFETLENGLKDILRVLKPGGIFVILETSVPTKFPFKQGYKFHSKVILPTVGKLFSKDKTAYKYLSESANAFPYGEALNNILRNIGFINVTDMPQTFGVATIYKASKQ is encoded by the coding sequence TTGGCAAAAGTAAACCCATACAAAAATAGCGACTTAGGTAAGAAAGAACAAGTCACCAAAATGTTTGATACCATCTCTGGAGAATATGACGGTCTAAACCGAGTAATTTCTTTTGGTATTGATATCAAATGGCGTAAAAAAGTCGTCGCCTTAGTAAAAGCAACTAACCCTAAAAACATTTTAGACATTGCCACAGGAACTGGTGATTTAGCAATTAACCTAGCCGAAACCAGTGCTGAAAAGATAATAGGATTAGATATTAGTAGCGGAATGCTAGATGTTGGTAAACAGAAAATAAAAACCAAAAAATTAGATCAAAAAATTGATATGATCATTGGTGATTCTGAAAACATGCCCTTTGATGATAACACGTTTGATGCGATTACTGTAGCTTTTGGCGTTCGTAATTTTGAAACTTTAGAAAACGGATTAAAAGATATTTTACGCGTTTTAAAACCAGGCGGTATTTTCGTGATTCTAGAAACGTCTGTTCCAACCAAATTCCCTTTTAAACAAGGCTATAAGTTCCATTCTAAAGTTATTTTACCTACAGTAGGAAAATTGTTTTCAAAAGATAAAACAGCTTATAAATACTTAAGCGAAAGTGCTAACGCATTTCCTTACGGAGAAGCGTTGAACAATATTTTACGTAATATTGGGTTTATTAATGTTACAGATATGCCTCAAACATTTGGTGTAGCTACAATTTACAAAGCATCAAAACAATAA
- the trkA gene encoding Trk system potassium transporter TrkA — MKIIIAGAGEVGFHLAKLLSYESQEITLIDTDRDSLSYADNHLDIKVLKGDATSIAILKEAKIDRADLLIGVTASETTNITVCVLAKQLGAKRTIARISNTEFITHKDEVGFTRFGIDELISPESLAAAEIELLLNQSAFKDSYEFEDGALTMVSLKLSRTAGFVGKTVKEAAELFSEIHFVPIAIQRFGTQYTIIPRGDTEFREGDNAVFITCAGGGEELCKMTGKTNTPVKDVMILGGSKIGYKTGRDLSANGFNVKLIENNKEIAFDLADDLPKVLVINGDGRNVELLEEENISDMDAFISVTGNSETNIMSCLMAKSKGVKKTIALVENMDYFELSQSIGIDTLINKKLLAANNIFRYIRKGEVVAMTKLNNMNAELLEFRVKSTSRICNKLIKDVKFPRSAIVGGVIRNGEGLIALGGFRIEEGDYIVVCCLPRSIKEVEKLFL, encoded by the coding sequence ATGAAAATAATTATTGCTGGAGCTGGTGAAGTAGGATTTCATTTAGCAAAATTATTGTCTTACGAGTCTCAAGAAATAACACTTATTGATACAGATAGAGACAGTTTGTCTTATGCGGATAACCATCTAGATATCAAAGTCTTAAAAGGTGATGCGACATCTATTGCTATTTTGAAAGAAGCAAAAATAGACAGAGCGGATTTGTTAATTGGTGTTACAGCATCGGAGACTACGAATATTACGGTTTGTGTTTTGGCAAAACAATTAGGCGCAAAACGAACGATTGCTAGGATATCAAATACTGAATTTATTACACATAAGGATGAGGTCGGATTTACCAGATTTGGTATTGATGAACTTATTTCTCCAGAAAGTTTGGCGGCAGCAGAGATTGAATTGCTTCTAAACCAATCCGCTTTTAAAGATAGTTACGAATTTGAAGATGGTGCGTTAACCATGGTTAGTCTTAAATTATCAAGGACAGCTGGATTTGTTGGGAAAACGGTAAAAGAAGCAGCAGAGTTGTTTTCTGAAATACATTTTGTACCCATTGCTATTCAACGTTTTGGAACCCAGTATACAATTATACCTAGAGGAGATACGGAATTTAGAGAAGGTGATAATGCGGTATTTATAACCTGTGCAGGTGGTGGTGAAGAGTTGTGTAAAATGACTGGTAAAACGAATACGCCTGTAAAGGATGTTATGATTTTAGGAGGAAGTAAAATTGGTTATAAAACGGGAAGAGACTTGTCTGCAAATGGTTTTAACGTCAAATTAATTGAAAACAATAAAGAGATTGCTTTTGATTTAGCAGATGATTTACCAAAAGTATTAGTTATAAATGGAGATGGTAGAAATGTCGAATTATTAGAAGAAGAAAATATTAGCGATATGGATGCTTTTATTTCTGTGACTGGTAATTCTGAAACTAACATTATGTCTTGCTTGATGGCTAAATCCAAAGGCGTAAAGAAAACGATAGCATTGGTCGAAAATATGGATTATTTTGAATTATCCCAATCGATTGGTATTGATACATTGATTAATAAGAAACTTCTAGCTGCAAATAATATATTTAGATACATCCGTAAAGGTGAGGTTGTGGCAATGACTAAGCTTAACAACATGAATGCCGAGTTGTTAGAGTTTAGGGTTAAGTCTACATCAAGGATTTGTAATAAATTAATAAAAGACGTTAAATTTCCTAGATCAGCTATTGTTGGTGGCGTTATTAGAAACGGCGAAGGTTTAATTGCGTTGGGAGGTTTTAGAATTGAAGAAGGCGATTATATCGTGGTGTGTTGTTTGCCAAGATCTATAAAAGAGGTTGAAAAATTATTTTTATAA
- a CDS encoding TrkH family potassium uptake protein produces the protein MRKRLRLNYKIIFYFFGLLLVFNGGFILLSALVSLIYQDNVTLELFLSGFGVLSFGLFGMFNHRDHNKELNKREGYIVVSFGWIVMSLSGAIPYFATGAIPSFTNAFFETMSGFTTTGASILNDIEIVPKGVLFWRSLTHWIGGMGIIVLAVAILPLLGIGGMQLFAAEAPGPSADKLHPRITDTAKRLWLIYFGYTAVETILLNVAGMSFFDAINHSMCTLSTGGFSTKNASVAYWNNKPIIQYIIIFFMFLAGSNFVLSYFAFKGKVQKVIQDEEFKLYFKFVAIFTIVSALIIYFKADLTASSIDHPMVWGAGESAFRHALFQVISVITTTGFVTADYTLWTPFLVVLFFGLMFLGGSAGSTSGGVKVVRHMVLIKNGFLEFKRTLHPNAIIPVRYNKKAISKEIVFNILGFFILYMISFIIGALGFSMMGINFESSVGIAASSLGNVGPALGQFGPVNNYAALPAIGKWWCSFLMLIGRLELFTVLILLTPFFWRNR, from the coding sequence ATGAGAAAGCGTTTACGTCTTAACTACAAAATAATATTTTATTTTTTCGGATTATTATTAGTGTTTAATGGTGGTTTTATACTGTTGTCAGCATTAGTGAGTCTTATTTATCAAGATAATGTAACACTTGAACTATTTTTATCTGGTTTTGGAGTATTGAGTTTTGGACTTTTTGGGATGTTTAATCATCGGGATCATAATAAAGAATTAAACAAACGTGAGGGATATATTGTGGTGTCTTTTGGATGGATTGTTATGTCTTTATCCGGTGCGATACCCTATTTCGCGACAGGCGCCATTCCAAGTTTTACAAATGCCTTTTTTGAAACCATGTCTGGTTTTACAACAACGGGAGCTTCTATTTTAAATGATATTGAAATTGTTCCAAAAGGGGTTTTGTTTTGGAGGAGTTTAACCCATTGGATTGGTGGTATGGGTATTATTGTTTTGGCGGTGGCTATACTTCCTCTTTTAGGTATTGGTGGAATGCAGTTGTTTGCTGCAGAAGCACCAGGACCAAGTGCGGACAAATTACATCCACGTATTACGGATACGGCAAAACGCTTGTGGTTAATCTATTTTGGATACACAGCAGTAGAGACCATTTTGCTTAATGTCGCTGGAATGAGTTTTTTTGATGCTATAAATCACTCGATGTGTACACTGTCTACAGGAGGTTTTTCTACTAAGAATGCAAGTGTTGCCTATTGGAATAATAAACCAATAATACAGTATATTATTATCTTTTTCATGTTTTTGGCAGGGTCAAACTTCGTGTTAAGTTATTTTGCTTTTAAAGGGAAGGTGCAGAAAGTAATTCAGGATGAAGAGTTTAAACTCTACTTTAAGTTTGTGGCTATATTTACAATTGTGTCAGCTTTAATTATTTATTTTAAAGCAGATTTAACGGCATCGTCTATTGATCATCCAATGGTTTGGGGAGCAGGAGAAAGTGCTTTTAGACATGCTTTATTTCAGGTTATATCGGTAATAACAACTACGGGGTTTGTGACTGCGGATTATACCTTATGGACGCCTTTTTTAGTAGTACTCTTCTTCGGCTTAATGTTTTTAGGAGGATCAGCGGGTAGTACGTCGGGAGGAGTTAAAGTAGTGCGTCATATGGTGTTAATTAAAAATGGATTTTTGGAGTTTAAAAGAACATTACATCCTAATGCGATTATACCTGTGAGATATAATAAAAAAGCAATCTCAAAAGAGATTGTATTTAATATTCTAGGCTTTTTTATCTTATATATGATTTCCTTTATTATTGGAGCGCTTGGTTTCTCAATGATGGGTATTAATTTTGAATCTTCTGTAGGAATTGCAGCATCAAGTTTAGGAAACGTGGGGCCTGCTTTGGGGCAATTTGGTCCAGTTAATAATTATGCAGCCTTGCCAGCAATTGGTAAATGGTGGTGTAGTTTTTTAATGTTAATTGGTAGATTAGAGCTGTTTACAGTGCTTATTTTATTGACGCCTTTCTTTTGGAGAAATAGATAA
- a CDS encoding pyridoxal phosphate-dependent aminotransferase, producing the protein MSQPLSDRILNMSTSATLAMAAKARELRGEGKDIIGLSLGEPDFNTPDFIKDAAIQAINDNYNSYSPVDGYVELKEAVITKFKRDNNLTYTLPQIVVSTGAKQSLANIAAVMLNKGDEVILPCPYWVSYSDIVKLSEGVPVEVQTSIDTDFKMTPAQLEAAITPKTKMVWFSSPCNPSGSLYSKAELEALAVVLKQHPNIYVVSDEIYEHINYTGKPHASMAGIDGMFNNTITVNGVSKAFAMTGWRIGYIGAPDWIARACNKMQGQITSGANCIAQRAVITALNADPSVVKFMIDEFKVRRDLVLDLLSNIEGFQTNTPEGAFYVFPDVSYFFGKTLRGKTIHNATDFSLYLLEEALVATVTGDAFGNSNCIRISYAASQKEIIEAIKRIKEVVS; encoded by the coding sequence ATGAGCCAACCATTATCTGACCGCATTTTAAACATGTCAACTTCTGCCACTTTAGCTATGGCAGCAAAAGCAAGAGAGCTTAGAGGTGAAGGCAAAGATATTATTGGATTAAGTTTAGGAGAGCCAGACTTTAATACACCAGATTTTATTAAAGATGCTGCCATCCAAGCAATTAATGACAACTACAATTCTTACTCTCCAGTTGATGGTTATGTAGAATTAAAAGAAGCTGTCATTACTAAATTTAAACGGGACAATAATTTAACCTATACTTTACCACAAATAGTAGTATCTACAGGCGCTAAACAAAGTTTAGCAAATATAGCTGCTGTTATGCTAAACAAAGGAGACGAGGTTATTTTACCATGTCCTTATTGGGTTAGTTATTCTGATATCGTAAAGCTTAGCGAAGGAGTACCTGTAGAAGTACAAACAAGTATTGATACAGACTTCAAAATGACACCTGCACAGTTAGAAGCGGCTATTACCCCAAAAACAAAAATGGTTTGGTTTAGCAGTCCTTGTAATCCAAGTGGGTCATTATATAGCAAAGCTGAATTAGAAGCTCTAGCTGTCGTATTAAAGCAACATCCAAATATATACGTTGTTTCCGATGAGATTTATGAGCACATCAATTACACTGGAAAACCACACGCAAGTATGGCTGGAATTGATGGTATGTTTAACAACACCATTACAGTAAACGGAGTCTCTAAAGCATTTGCTATGACGGGCTGGCGTATTGGTTACATTGGTGCTCCAGATTGGATTGCACGTGCCTGTAACAAAATGCAAGGTCAAATTACTAGTGGCGCAAATTGCATTGCACAACGTGCTGTAATCACAGCTTTAAATGCAGACCCTAGTGTTGTTAAATTTATGATTGACGAGTTTAAAGTACGTCGTGATTTAGTTCTTGATTTACTGAGTAACATTGAAGGTTTTCAAACTAACACACCAGAAGGTGCTTTTTACGTTTTTCCAGACGTATCTTACTTTTTCGGAAAGACTTTAAGAGGAAAAACAATACATAATGCTACCGACTTCTCACTATACCTATTAGAAGAAGCATTGGTTGCTACCGTAACCGGAGACGCCTTTGGAAACTCTAATTGTATTAGAATAAGTTATGCAGCATCGCAGAAAGAAATTATAGAAGCAATTAAAAGAATTAAAGAAGTGGTTAGCTAA